One Helianthus annuus cultivar XRQ/B chromosome 7, HanXRQr2.0-SUNRISE, whole genome shotgun sequence genomic region harbors:
- the LOC118480236 gene encoding uncharacterized protein LOC118480236 → MLNRYEVKKLESVDLVFIPVLQGDHFYVLCFNLKTGKIELIDNSAAKQEFKERYKGLPDTLRRVLVLYLQNALKPTPAIEELATSVIERKEMDWRTKNNGVDCGVFTMRHMETYKGDQKPWVTGFVNEDEVNNRQKAQLHLPRTRYLSKIILSEHNMHHQKIIKMANAFDKRPDKERYMKDLDKIIPDREN, encoded by the exons ATGTTAAATAGATATGAGGTAAAAAAACTTGAATCGGTTGACCTGGTGTTTATTCCGGTACTTCAAGGTGACCACTTCTATGTCTTGTGCTTCAACTTAAAAACCGGCAAAATTGAGCTGATTGACAATTCAGCTGCAAAACAAGAGTTTAAGGAAAGATACAAGGGGCTTCCAGACACACTG agaagggtattggttttatacctACAAAATGCTTTAAAACCAACACCGGCTATAGAAGAACTTGCAACCTCAGTGATAGAAAGAAAAGAGATGGATTGGAGGACGAAGAATAACGGCGTAGACTGTGGAGTGTTTACGATGCGTCACATGGAAACGTACAAAGGAGACCAAAAACCATGGGTGACAGGGTTTGTGAATGAAGATGAAGTAAACAACAGACAGAAAGCACAACTTCATCTCCCAAGGACAAGATATCTCAGCAAAATCATTCTATCAGAACACAACATGCATCatcaaaaaataattaaaatggcCAATGCTTTCGACAAAAGGCCAGACAAAGAGAGATATATGAAAGATCTGGATAAGATAATCCCAGACAGGGAAAACTAA